DNA from Patescibacteria group bacterium:
TCATGGTTTGGCATTGCGGATCTAGGAGTGCCCGCAATTGCACTTGGTCAAGCGATTGGTCGGTGGGGGAATTATTTTAATCAAGAAAATTATGGACTGCCCACAACCCTGCCATGGGGTATACCCATTGATGCAATGCATCGGATAGCAGGCTATGAGGGGTTTGCCTATTTTCACCCCACCTTTTTGTATGAATCGAAATTTGACCTCATGCTCTTTGCAGTTCTGTTTATTATTCTCATACGGTGGGTTTTAGTCAAAAAGGCGGCATGGTATCGCAGCGGGATGCTTTTTGCAGCCTATCTTGCGCTCTATTCGTTGGGGAGGTTTTTGATAGAGTTTTTACGCATTGATACCGTTCCTGAATTTTGGGGCCTTCGCCTGCCCCAATGGTGGAGTATTGATCTTATTATCATTTCACTTGTTGGAATAACGGTTTTGTATGCATATCGAAATAACAATACTTGCATATCTCAAAAAAGATGATATACTAGCTGAATATTGCTGTTTGGACCGGTAGCTCAATT
Protein-coding regions in this window:
- the lgt gene encoding prolipoprotein diacylglyceryl transferase translates to MLLHDWVPPATIEIAGITVSLYGLTMALGLVSAYVLMLYLARRSDRAQGTDFENHVDGLFWWSFVCGLIAARLLFVLYHPDFFISAPQEIIAIWHGGIVWHGALVGGIAGSVAYCRLKKISWFGIADLGVPAIALGQAIGRWGNYFNQENYGLPTTLPWGIPIDAMHRIAGYEGFAYFHPTFLYESKFDLMLFAVLFIILIRWVLVKKAAWYRSGMLFAAYLALYSLGRFLIEFLRIDTVPEFWGLRLPQWWSIDLIIISLVGITVLYAYRNNNTCISQKR